The following are from one region of the Nitrospinota bacterium genome:
- a CDS encoding MotA/TolQ/ExbB proton channel family protein, with translation MRHLKLYALAAIAFAAASLCLTAAPAHALSLGGLEETWIVTVFRRGGPVMIMILISSIIAMAISLERFSSLRRGRMFNNGFLLEIMKLASRGEFEMAIKMCKSSDMAMSRIAQAGLLRGRYGVLEVERAIESAGAHEATLLQTNLRGLGVIGMLAPMLGLLGTVTGMINAFNAISLEGVGNPSVVAAGIAEALLNTAAGIIVAIFALAAYHYFQGRVDRLVYEMEETSLQFVEEIMHAAEAAKKGANAADRANEV, from the coding sequence ATGCGACATTTGAAGTTATATGCCCTCGCCGCCATCGCCTTTGCGGCGGCGTCCCTTTGTTTGACGGCGGCCCCGGCCCATGCGCTAAGCCTTGGGGGGCTGGAGGAAACATGGATCGTCACGGTGTTCCGCCGTGGCGGACCGGTGATGATTATGATACTGATAAGTTCCATCATCGCCATGGCCATATCGCTGGAGCGGTTTTCGTCCCTGCGCCGCGGCAGGATGTTCAACAACGGGTTCCTGCTGGAGATAATGAAGCTTGCCTCCCGCGGCGAGTTTGAAATGGCGATCAAGATGTGCAAGTCGTCGGACATGGCCATGAGCCGCATTGCCCAGGCGGGGCTTTTGCGGGGGCGGTACGGCGTGCTGGAGGTGGAACGGGCCATAGAGTCCGCCGGGGCGCACGAGGCGACGCTTTTGCAGACAAACCTCCGGGGCCTTGGGGTGATAGGCATGCTCGCCCCGATGCTGGGGCTGTTGGGCACCGTGACGGGGATGATAAACGCGTTTAACGCCATATCGCTCGAAGGGGTGGGGAACCCCAGCGTGGTTGCCGCAGGGATAGCCGAGGCGCTCTTGAACACGGCGGCGGGGATCATCGTGGCCATATTCGCCCTTGCGGCGTACCATTATTTCCAGGGGCGGGTGGACAGGCTGGTGTATGAGATGGAGGAGACTTCGCTCCAGTTCGTGGAAGAGATAATGCACGCGGCCGAGGCGGCGAAAAAAGGGGCCAACGCGGCGGACCGGGCCAATGAAGTTTAA
- a CDS encoding biopolymer transporter ExbD yields the protein MKFKRPRTDSFDLQLIPLIDVIFFLLAFFMISTTFIDHDRAMDVELPQSKAGSSTVKSSVFEIDMTVDNKLYLNGQLIQLDALPSLLAQSKAAGDKRSAIIRADKRVNHGEVVKVMEACKEAAIADIGVAVQ from the coding sequence ATGAAGTTTAAACGGCCAAGGACAGACAGTTTCGACCTGCAGCTCATCCCGCTCATAGACGTCATATTCTTCCTTCTCGCCTTTTTCATGATCTCCACCACATTCATAGACCACGACCGCGCCATGGACGTGGAATTGCCGCAGTCGAAGGCCGGCTCTTCCACGGTGAAGTCTTCCGTGTTTGAAATAGATATGACGGTGGACAACAAGCTGTACCTCAACGGCCAACTTATCCAGCTTGACGCGCTCCCGTCGCTCCTTGCGCAAAGCAAGGCCGCCGGGGACAAACGCTCCGCCATCATCCGGGCGGACAAGAGGGTGAACCACGGCGAAGTGGTAAAGGTGATGGAAGCATGCAAGGAAGCGGCCATAGCGGACATCGGCGTGGCAGTTCAATAG
- a CDS encoding GxxExxY protein, with product MTMNPCSDLTETIISCAIEIHRCLGPGLLESAYEECLCYELSMRKIPFERQKHLPMEYKDIKLDCGYKLDIIVDGNVIVELKCVENILPIHEAQLLTYLKLSNIKVGLILNFHVALMKNGVKRMIL from the coding sequence ATGACAATGAATCCATGCTCTGACCTGACGGAAACGATAATATCGTGCGCAATTGAGATTCACCGGTGTCTTGGCCCCGGATTGTTGGAATCAGCGTATGAAGAATGCCTTTGCTATGAATTGAGCATGCGGAAAATCCCATTTGAAAGGCAGAAACATCTGCCTATGGAATATAAGGACATCAAGTTGGACTGCGGCTACAAGCTTGATATCATTGTTGACGGCAATGTCATTGTTGAACTAAAGTGCGTTGAAAACATCCTTCCAATTCACGAGGCGCAACTTCTCACCTACCTGAAACTGTCCAATATAAAAGTTGGATTGATTTTAAACTTCCACGTGGCCTTGATGAAAAACGGTGTGAAAAGGATGATCTTGTGA
- a CDS encoding pyridoxamine 5'-phosphate oxidase family protein — protein sequence MRRTDFEGDPDELAAVLDMARDGQLGIVDAAGWPRVVPVNFAWMDGAIYFHGATEGEKYTLLKAMPKVCFSAYAAYSYVPSYWRSQSYACPASIYYKSAHIRGTGSVVENMEEKARGAQALMEKHQPEGGHVKIQAGDPLYAKALVETAVFKIEPVEITMKSKFGQNLPEEARRGLIEKLEQRGGEIDKKTAEEMRRTFEKGGAVDS from the coding sequence ATGAGACGGACTGATTTTGAAGGCGACCCCGATGAACTTGCCGCCGTTCTGGACATGGCGCGGGACGGCCAGTTGGGGATTGTGGACGCGGCGGGGTGGCCCAGGGTTGTCCCGGTGAACTTTGCGTGGATGGACGGCGCCATATATTTCCACGGCGCCACGGAAGGGGAGAAATATACCCTTCTAAAAGCCATGCCGAAGGTCTGCTTTTCGGCGTATGCGGCGTATTCGTATGTTCCATCATACTGGCGGTCGCAAAGTTACGCCTGCCCTGCTTCCATTTATTACAAATCGGCGCATATCCGCGGGACAGGGTCTGTGGTGGAAAACATGGAAGAAAAAGCGCGGGGCGCCCAGGCGTTGATGGAAAAACACCAGCCGGAAGGAGGGCATGTAAAGATACAGGCCGGGGATCCTTTGTACGCCAAAGCGCTTGTTGAAACAGCGGTATTCAAGATAGAGCCGGTTGAAATCACGATGAAAAGCAAGTTTGGCCAGAACCTGCCTGAAGAAGCGCGGCGGGGACTTATCGAAAAACTGGAACAACGTGGCGGGGAGATTGACAAAAAAACGGCGGAAGAGATGAGGAGAACGTTTGAAAAGGGGGGGGCCGTGGACTCGTAA
- a CDS encoding Rieske 2Fe-2S domain-containing protein, with translation MAEEVSGAPGDAPSRRKFFLITGWSSLGLFLAGAGAAFAKYFYPGVLYEPQTTFNAGKPSDFVKPANPNETIVDERFKKSQRVWIMRNTNGIYVMVAVCTHLGCTPNWFPGEQRFKCPCHGSNYNTQGEVVAGPAPLPLFRAKLSIAPDGSMIVTTGLLGIKRAELQYKKGVLLPRWTDEEKKDIAKAPYFLELKA, from the coding sequence ATGGCCGAGGAAGTGTCCGGCGCGCCGGGTGACGCCCCGTCGCGGAGGAAATTCTTTTTAATCACCGGCTGGTCTTCGCTTGGCCTTTTCCTGGCCGGCGCTGGGGCGGCTTTCGCCAAGTATTTTTATCCGGGCGTGCTTTATGAGCCGCAGACCACTTTCAACGCGGGCAAACCGTCCGATTTCGTGAAACCGGCCAACCCGAACGAGACCATCGTGGACGAGCGGTTCAAGAAATCCCAGCGGGTGTGGATAATGAGGAACACCAACGGCATTTACGTTATGGTGGCGGTGTGCACCCACCTGGGCTGCACCCCAAACTGGTTCCCGGGCGAGCAGAGGTTCAAATGCCCGTGCCACGGCTCCAACTATAACACCCAGGGGGAGGTTGTGGCGGGCCCGGCTCCGTTGCCCCTTTTCAGGGCGAAACTCTCCATCGCGCCGGACGGCTCTATGATAGTGACCACCGGCCTTTTGGGGATCAAGAGGGCGGAGCTTCAGTATAAAAAAGGGGTGTTGCTCCCCCGCTGGACCGATGAAGAGAAAAAAGATATCGCCAAGGCTCCATATTTTCTTGAGTTGAAGGCTTAA
- a CDS encoding cytochrome b N-terminal domain-containing protein: MSQTPGHGGDQKPGKLKILADYIQSTDAWKSFFRTGYPDSLLKRMAVMRSSFVMHILPTKVGVHGLKLGYTWCMGGITLFLFLMLTLTGVILMFYYVPEEHRAFTDMKDLKFMVPYGMIMRNMHRWTAHAMVFSVIVHMARVFYTGSYKPPRQFNWVVGVILLKLTLLLSFTGYLLPWDQLGFWAVTVGTNMASATPLVGYEGPFSEFLGIRVDNDIRFAIIGGTRIGPNALIRAYVWHCVGLPLIASGLMVFHFWRVRKDGFSGPL, from the coding sequence ATGTCACAAACGCCTGGACATGGAGGCGATCAGAAACCAGGGAAGTTAAAGATCCTGGCGGATTACATCCAGAGTACCGACGCATGGAAATCCTTTTTCCGCACCGGCTATCCGGACAGCCTGTTAAAGCGCATGGCGGTCATGCGCTCGAGCTTTGTGATGCACATCCTGCCTACCAAGGTGGGTGTCCACGGGCTCAAGCTCGGATACACCTGGTGCATGGGGGGCATCACGCTGTTCCTGTTCCTTATGCTCACCCTCACGGGGGTGATACTGATGTTCTATTACGTGCCGGAAGAGCACAGGGCCTTCACGGACATGAAGGACTTGAAGTTCATGGTCCCATACGGAATGATCATGAGGAACATGCACCGGTGGACAGCCCATGCCATGGTCTTTTCGGTGATTGTGCATATGGCCAGGGTGTTCTATACAGGATCATACAAACCCCCAAGGCAGTTTAACTGGGTGGTGGGTGTTATATTGCTCAAGCTTACGCTTTTACTGTCGTTCACGGGCTATCTGTTGCCTTGGGACCAGCTTGGATTCTGGGCGGTGACCGTGGGGACGAATATGGCTTCGGCCACACCATTGGTCGGTTACGAAGGGCCTTTCAGCGAATTCCTGGGGATCAGGGTTGATAACGATATAAGGTTCGCCATAATCGGCGGAACGAGGATCGGGCCCAACGCGCTGATCCGTGCGTATGTGTGGCATTGCGTGGGTCTGCCTCTGATCGCTTCAGGGCTTATGGTGTTCCATTTCTGGAGGGTACGGAAAGACGGATTCTCCGGGCCCCTATGA
- a CDS encoding c-type cytochrome, whose protein sequence is MMNNIVILILIANIAGVLVLWKRDKSMLYALFSVSLLFLFGMTTFKDMEPEWKKYQRQYVKMLVDKEQDPAKKHDIGKFDIKIRQIWNRELGVTDRCVTCHLGVDNPDMKDAPQPYKYHPAAHTSESGMVIHDFNKVGCTICHQGQGLGTNLEDAHARDIEHWEHPMYATGKFSMVQASCVQCHEELKEKGTDLPGAEMILEGRNFASGQNGLQIECVSCHTINGVGEVVAPDLTNFGESTAHEFEATHNMKHLAGEKTKYNWTLEHFLDPKRVSPADPAHGVEETIMPNFEMTKEQAHQMTVWVHSMKESNIPVKYRYRPEGADAKKRGSLQAQIAGLYTPEEYSKLSSGEKLFLKYNCWVCHTVQGKGGKLAPDLSKVGNRRHEDWMQKHFKDPKSVTKKSFMPTFTLSDEQIGELIAYLKTLQ, encoded by the coding sequence ATGATGAATAACATAGTCATTCTGATCCTTATAGCGAACATTGCGGGTGTGCTTGTCCTGTGGAAGCGGGACAAGAGCATGCTTTACGCCCTTTTCTCCGTGTCGCTTCTGTTCCTTTTCGGGATGACCACGTTCAAGGACATGGAGCCTGAGTGGAAGAAGTATCAGCGGCAGTATGTGAAAATGCTGGTGGACAAAGAGCAGGATCCGGCCAAAAAACATGATATCGGCAAGTTCGACATCAAAATCCGCCAGATATGGAACAGGGAGCTTGGGGTGACCGACCGGTGCGTCACCTGCCACCTTGGGGTGGACAATCCGGACATGAAGGACGCACCCCAGCCGTATAAATATCATCCGGCCGCCCATACCAGTGAAAGCGGGATGGTGATTCACGATTTCAACAAGGTCGGTTGCACCATTTGCCACCAGGGTCAGGGGTTGGGCACCAATCTGGAAGACGCCCATGCCAGGGATATCGAGCATTGGGAACATCCGATGTACGCCACCGGCAAGTTCTCGATGGTGCAGGCATCCTGCGTGCAGTGTCACGAGGAGTTAAAGGAAAAGGGGACGGACCTGCCCGGGGCTGAAATGATCCTCGAGGGGCGTAATTTCGCCTCCGGCCAGAACGGCCTGCAGATCGAGTGCGTCTCCTGCCATACCATCAACGGGGTGGGGGAAGTGGTTGCGCCGGACCTTACAAATTTCGGCGAGTCCACGGCGCATGAGTTCGAGGCCACCCATAACATGAAGCACCTGGCCGGTGAAAAGACCAAGTACAACTGGACGCTGGAGCACTTCCTCGATCCGAAGAGAGTGTCCCCGGCCGATCCGGCCCATGGCGTGGAAGAGACGATAATGCCCAACTTCGAGATGACCAAGGAACAGGCGCACCAGATGACTGTCTGGGTCCATTCGATGAAGGAGAGCAACATCCCGGTCAAATACCGGTACCGGCCCGAAGGGGCGGACGCGAAGAAGCGCGGATCGTTGCAGGCGCAGATCGCCGGACTGTACACTCCGGAGGAATACTCAAAACTTTCCTCCGGCGAGAAGCTGTTCCTCAAGTATAACTGCTGGGTTTGCCACACGGTGCAGGGCAAGGGGGGGAAACTGGCCCCGGACCTGAGCAAGGTTGGCAACAGGCGGCACGAGGACTGGATGCAGAAACACTTCAAGGACCCGAAATCGGTGACCAAGAAGTCGTTCATGCCGACGTTCACGTTGTCTGACGAGCAGATAGGTGAACTGATAGCGTACCTGAAGACGTTGCAATAA
- a CDS encoding FAD-dependent oxidoreductase codes for MEKRYYDFLYDPKTYEDIPCQFNCPVHTDVQEYIHLISKGKYAQAHALIRETNPFPSVCGRVCQHPCETGCNRQKLDTSVSIRALKRAATDFSDSQFIPPAKSYCTKEKIAVIGAGPAGLTAAYDLARLGYRVTVFEAEKHPGGMLRYGIPAYRLPREVIDKETEFVKSAGVEIKYGVRVGRDISLHALREEFKAVLIAAGAWKAALLNVPGEGLAGVYHGATFMYKINNGEAMSLAGKTVVVVGGGFTAMDVSRSSIRMGAKEVHIVYRRTKDEIPVVPSEIVEAEEEGVHFHYLVAPVEVVSKDGKNVSGLKLIKNKLGEPDKSGRRKPVQIEGSEFVMECDIVAPAVSQAPETDCLNGMNGIRMSNWGSIVVDEKSWMTNIPGIFAVGDFITGTQHAIKVIAEGHHAAVSIDTYLRGEPAEYAKKNRDNYVIEDADEPSDKSYHYDDITRKSSGTIPIRQRVTTWKEVETGLTKEQAEAEASRCFQCNYLWTYIPESCIMCANCVDVCPQYCLSITPLTELEHQRWLNEGIGLKEQGVTGIQIDKSRCIRCGFCKAVCPTDSITFSCYKGMAERAKV; via the coding sequence ATGGAAAAGCGATATTACGATTTCTTGTACGATCCCAAGACATACGAGGACATCCCCTGCCAGTTCAACTGTCCGGTCCATACGGACGTGCAGGAATACATTCATCTTATATCCAAAGGAAAATACGCGCAGGCGCACGCGCTGATCCGCGAGACGAATCCGTTTCCGTCGGTGTGCGGCCGGGTGTGCCAGCACCCTTGCGAAACAGGGTGCAACCGGCAGAAGCTGGACACATCCGTTTCGATAAGGGCGCTTAAGCGGGCCGCCACGGATTTTTCGGACAGCCAGTTCATCCCTCCCGCAAAATCGTACTGCACGAAAGAGAAGATAGCGGTGATCGGGGCCGGCCCGGCCGGGCTGACGGCGGCGTATGACCTGGCGCGGCTCGGCTATCGCGTCACGGTGTTCGAGGCGGAGAAGCATCCGGGAGGAATGTTGCGCTATGGGATACCGGCTTACAGGCTCCCCCGCGAGGTGATAGACAAGGAGACGGAGTTCGTAAAGAGCGCCGGGGTGGAGATTAAATACGGGGTGCGGGTCGGCAGGGATATTTCCCTCCACGCGCTTCGGGAGGAGTTCAAGGCGGTGCTTATCGCCGCGGGGGCCTGGAAAGCGGCGCTGCTAAACGTTCCGGGCGAGGGATTGGCCGGCGTTTATCACGGCGCCACGTTCATGTACAAGATAAACAATGGCGAGGCGATGTCCCTTGCCGGCAAGACTGTGGTGGTGGTGGGCGGCGGATTCACGGCGATGGACGTTTCCCGCTCGTCAATCCGCATGGGCGCCAAGGAGGTGCACATCGTTTACCGCCGCACGAAGGACGAGATCCCGGTGGTGCCGTCTGAAATAGTGGAGGCGGAGGAAGAGGGGGTCCATTTCCACTACCTGGTGGCCCCGGTGGAGGTCGTTTCAAAGGACGGCAAGAACGTGTCTGGCCTTAAGCTTATAAAGAACAAGCTGGGCGAGCCGGACAAGAGCGGCAGGCGCAAACCGGTGCAGATCGAAGGTTCCGAGTTTGTGATGGAGTGCGATATCGTGGCCCCGGCGGTCTCCCAGGCGCCGGAGACGGACTGCCTCAACGGCATGAACGGCATCAGGATGAGCAACTGGGGCTCCATCGTTGTGGACGAGAAGAGCTGGATGACGAACATCCCCGGCATATTCGCCGTGGGGGATTTTATAACAGGGACCCAGCACGCCATAAAGGTCATCGCCGAGGGGCATCACGCCGCCGTGTCCATTGACACGTACCTGCGGGGCGAACCGGCGGAATACGCCAAAAAGAACCGGGACAATTACGTTATCGAGGACGCGGACGAGCCTTCGGACAAAAGCTATCACTACGACGACATCACGCGCAAGTCCAGCGGCACAATACCGATCCGCCAGCGGGTGACCACCTGGAAAGAGGTGGAGACCGGGCTGACCAAAGAACAGGCGGAAGCGGAGGCGAGCCGGTGTTTCCAGTGCAACTACCTGTGGACGTACATCCCGGAGTCGTGCATCATGTGCGCCAACTGCGTGGACGTGTGCCCGCAGTACTGCCTGTCCATCACTCCGCTCACGGAGCTTGAGCATCAGCGCTGGCTCAACGAGGGGATCGGGCTTAAAGAGCAGGGGGTCACAGGCATCCAGATAGACAAGAGCAGGTGCATACGCTGCGGATTCTGCAAGGCGGTGTGCCCGACGGACTCTATCACTTTCTCCTGTTACAAAGGGATGGCTGAAAGGGCGAAGGTCTGA
- a CDS encoding CBS domain-containing protein has protein sequence MLTVKDRMAVEISKVESSSTVLAVAKIMAEKRIGSLLVQKDGKIAGIITETDLVRKVMAAGVDAAKLYATDVMSAPLKTIDSSKKLYEAAEFMDSQHIRHLAVEENGEVVGVISVRDLIHPEFVDGEGW, from the coding sequence ATGCTAACAGTAAAAGACAGGATGGCCGTTGAGATATCCAAGGTTGAAAGCTCCTCAACGGTCCTTGCCGTCGCGAAAATCATGGCGGAAAAAAGGATCGGAAGCCTGCTGGTTCAAAAGGACGGCAAGATAGCGGGGATAATCACCGAGACGGACCTTGTGCGCAAGGTGATGGCCGCCGGGGTGGACGCCGCGAAGCTTTACGCCACGGACGTGATGAGCGCGCCGTTGAAGACGATAGACTCCTCCAAGAAACTGTACGAAGCGGCGGAGTTCATGGACAGCCAGCACATCCGCCATCTTGCGGTGGAGGAGAATGGTGAAGTGGTGGGGGTCATCTCCGTGCGCGACCTGATCCATCCGGAGTTTGTGGACGGCGAAGGCTGGTAG
- a CDS encoding sensor histidine kinase: MAGNKRRGGLSLRHNLLRWLIPPMIIIVTASGALSYYIALRYVDITSDRYLLNTALAVASQVKVINGKITLDLPHPAMEMLLWDQYDKVVYKVTDGKGKHVSGAAGLGPAAWSGGRDKKQFYYGDYRGEPVRVAALFTQPQGAGKADGMVTVQIAETLNKRQIVAGEILAGVFIPQLLLVAITAVLAWRGVSHGLGPVDDIRNEVASRSWNDLSPLKEEKAPVEVAPLLEAINGLLKRNEDALAARHRFISNAAHQLRTPLAGIKTQTELALRQSVTPETADSLNQIKLAVERLIHVTNQLLSLARVEPQENIPPSFAVFDMGAAAMQTTSHWAARALDKGIDVGFDQDDGPLMVNGDKGLIREMLDNLVDNAIRYIQPSGVVTVKVRKKEGCVALCVEDNGRGIPESERERVFERFYRMPESTAPGCGLGLAIVRQIADMHGAQVNVRNNIPSGAIFEVEFPAAGK, from the coding sequence ATGGCGGGAAATAAGCGGCGCGGCGGACTTTCGCTTCGCCACAACCTCCTGCGCTGGCTCATCCCGCCGATGATCATCATCGTCACCGCCAGCGGAGCGCTGTCGTATTATATCGCGCTGCGGTATGTGGACATCACTTCAGACCGCTACCTGCTCAACACCGCCCTGGCCGTCGCAAGCCAGGTAAAGGTAATAAACGGCAAAATTACGTTGGACCTCCCCCATCCAGCCATGGAAATGCTGTTGTGGGACCAGTACGACAAGGTGGTGTACAAGGTCACGGACGGGAAAGGAAAGCATGTGTCCGGCGCCGCAGGGCTTGGTCCTGCCGCCTGGAGCGGCGGCAGGGACAAAAAGCAGTTTTATTACGGCGATTACCGGGGGGAGCCTGTGCGCGTGGCCGCCCTTTTCACCCAGCCGCAAGGGGCCGGGAAAGCGGACGGGATGGTGACCGTGCAAATCGCGGAGACGCTGAACAAACGCCAGATCGTCGCCGGGGAAATACTGGCGGGCGTATTCATCCCTCAATTGCTGCTGGTGGCCATCACAGCGGTGCTTGCCTGGCGCGGCGTAAGCCACGGCCTGGGCCCTGTGGACGATATACGCAATGAAGTCGCCAGCCGCTCATGGAATGACTTAAGCCCGCTCAAGGAAGAAAAGGCCCCGGTGGAAGTGGCCCCGTTGCTGGAAGCTATTAACGGGCTTCTCAAACGCAACGAGGACGCCCTTGCGGCGCGCCACAGGTTCATATCCAACGCCGCCCACCAGTTGCGCACACCGCTGGCCGGCATCAAGACCCAGACGGAGCTTGCCTTGCGCCAGTCCGTTACCCCGGAGACAGCCGATTCGCTCAATCAAATCAAGCTTGCCGTGGAGCGCCTGATACACGTCACAAACCAGCTCCTTTCGCTGGCCAGGGTGGAGCCGCAGGAAAACATCCCCCCCTCTTTCGCGGTATTCGATATGGGCGCCGCCGCCATGCAGACCACCTCCCATTGGGCCGCCAGGGCGCTGGACAAGGGGATAGACGTGGGTTTCGATCAGGACGATGGGCCGCTTATGGTAAACGGCGACAAGGGGCTGATAAGGGAGATGCTCGACAACCTTGTGGACAACGCAATACGCTACATCCAGCCATCAGGCGTGGTGACAGTTAAAGTGAGGAAGAAAGAAGGTTGCGTGGCGTTGTGCGTGGAGGACAACGGGCGGGGGATCCCGGAAAGCGAACGGGAGCGTGTGTTCGAGCGGTTTTACAGGATGCCCGAATCTACGGCGCCCGGATGCGGCCTTGGGCTTGCCATTGTGCGGCAGATCGCCGACATGCACGGGGCGCAGGTCAATGTCCGGAACAACATTCCGTCCGGCGCCATATTCGAGGTGGAGTTCCCCGCGGCGGGGAAATGA
- a CDS encoding response regulator transcription factor has protein sequence MRLLIVEDDPVLRNGLDRSFRQTGHKVDCVEDGHDADAALTTQVYDAVILDLGLPGMDGLEILKRLRGRKSPTPVLVLTARDTVAQRVAGLDMGADDYLTKPFDLSELEARVRSLVRRSKASGADFIQVGALKIDVAGKRAMVGEIALDLSSRELGVLEALASMAGRIMDKERLAARLCGMGEEIGSNAIEVYVHRVRKKLEPYGVNIRTVRGLGYLLDGGK, from the coding sequence ATGAGATTACTTATCGTGGAGGACGACCCGGTGCTGCGCAACGGGCTGGACAGGTCGTTCCGGCAGACAGGCCACAAGGTGGACTGCGTGGAAGACGGGCATGATGCGGACGCCGCCCTCACCACACAGGTTTACGACGCGGTGATCCTCGACCTGGGCCTGCCGGGAATGGACGGGCTTGAGATATTGAAACGATTGCGCGGCCGCAAGTCCCCCACCCCGGTGCTTGTGCTCACAGCCAGGGACACAGTGGCCCAGCGCGTGGCCGGGCTTGATATGGGAGCGGACGATTACCTGACAAAACCTTTCGATCTTTCGGAGCTGGAGGCGCGGGTGCGCTCGCTTGTCCGCAGGTCCAAGGCCTCCGGAGCCGATTTTATCCAGGTTGGCGCCCTTAAGATTGACGTGGCCGGCAAAAGGGCCATGGTCGGGGAGATAGCGCTGGACCTTTCGTCCCGCGAACTGGGTGTGCTCGAGGCGCTGGCCTCCATGGCCGGCAGGATTATGGACAAGGAACGGCTCGCCGCCAGGCTTTGCGGCATGGGGGAGGAAATCGGCTCCAACGCCATAGAGGTCTATGTGCACAGGGTAAGAAAAAAGCTGGAGCCTTATGGTGTGAACATCCGCACCGTCAGGGGATTGGGCTACCTTCTGGATGGCGGGAAATAA
- a CDS encoding arginine decarboxylase, pyruvoyl-dependent, whose protein sequence is MNLVPKKLFFTNGVGTHKEELRSFELALRDAGIEKCNLVYVSSILPPNCKIISRREGEKLLDPGAITFCVMARCGSNEPHRLVSSSVGCAIPTDKNSYGYLSEHHGYGQNDKQAGDYAEDLAAAMLASTLGVEFDESASWDHKKEVFKISNRIVNTRNITQSAIVKSGYTTVVAAAIFLF, encoded by the coding sequence ATGAATCTCGTCCCCAAAAAACTGTTTTTCACGAACGGAGTCGGCACGCATAAAGAGGAGCTTCGCTCGTTCGAGCTGGCGCTTCGCGACGCGGGAATCGAAAAGTGCAACCTTGTGTACGTTTCGTCCATCCTGCCGCCAAACTGCAAGATCATCTCCCGCAGGGAAGGTGAAAAGCTTCTCGATCCCGGCGCCATCACCTTCTGCGTCATGGCCCGGTGCGGCAGCAACGAGCCGCACAGGCTGGTGTCGTCGTCCGTCGGCTGCGCCATCCCCACGGACAAGAACAGCTACGGCTATTTGAGCGAGCACCACGGCTATGGCCAGAACGACAAGCAGGCGGGGGACTACGCCGAGGACCTGGCGGCGGCCATGCTCGCCTCCACGCTTGGCGTGGAGTTTGACGAGAGCGCAAGCTGGGACCACAAGAAAGAGGTGTTCAAGATATCCAACCGGATAGTCAACACGCGCAACATCACCCAAAGCGCCATCGTGAAGAGCGGATACACCACGGTGGTGGCGGCGGCTATTTTCCTTTTCTGA